One genomic region from Sphingobacterium sp. UGAL515B_05 encodes:
- a CDS encoding thioredoxin family protein: MARIIKFEKNDCAPCAQVSAYLDQKGIQYETVNPFDEPDLAARFKIRTVPTVIVLENEEIQHRIIGFKPEELAAIAL; this comes from the coding sequence ATGGCAAGAATTATCAAATTTGAGAAAAACGATTGTGCTCCTTGTGCACAAGTATCGGCTTATTTGGATCAAAAAGGTATCCAATATGAAACGGTTAATCCTTTTGATGAACCAGACTTGGCCGCAAGATTCAAAATCCGCACAGTTCCTACGGTAATTGTGTTGGAAAATGAAGAGATTCAACACCGTATCATTGGCTTTAAACCAGAGGAATTGGCTGCCATTGCACTTTAA
- a CDS encoding prolyl oligopeptidase family serine peptidase, with protein MKKLFYGLLLLASLQTQAQENITFQKPSTEILALADYVRPPQIKISSDKNWMLFTFRPTYKSLADLGQEEMKLAGLRINPKTNMESSTIFFDKIALKKIGQNMEFSDFTGMPEKAAMANFVFSPDNKRLAFSNTNESGTALFVIDLATRNVKQLTAYNLNGTLTAPFQWLRNSSGLIITSLPKDRAALLDPSKDLPTGPIVSTSDGKVSQLRTYQDLLKNPQDEVNFETLVQSNLELVDLDGKISSFKDKAIYTGISFSPDGEYVMITTITKPYSYVVPVSSFPQQVRIYDRSGKEIALVNETALTEVMPKGFSSTRSGKRAWHWRSDQPATLAYVEALDGGDANKPAEFRDALYTLSYPYDGAGKLIFKIKDRYAGVTWGNDKYALINSQWYDTRNAKTFVVNPSSGESKLLHDRNSQDVYNDPGDVYMEKNSLGTYSMYIDKDKVLFVGKGFTKNGEFPFVDELDLHSLKKKRIYIAPASELQERITQLVNPKTGDLLISLQSASTYPNYFMKNMKSGKQVTLTTLENPFKSLEKVHKEILKYKRKDGVELSGTLYLPAGYDFTKKEKLPLLMWAYPREYKDKNTAGQSTANPKEFTFPSYGSFIYWVSKGYAVLDNAAFPIVGEGTKEPNDTFIEQLVANAEAAIDAVDHLGYIDRKKVAVGGHSYGAFMTAHLLSNSKLFAAGIARSGAYNRTLTPFGFQSEQRNFWDDPALYMTMSPFVSADRMKTPLLLVHGGADNNPGTFTLQTERYFQALKNLGAPVRMVILPREAHGYVAKENIFHLLWEQDQFLEKYLKK; from the coding sequence ATGAAGAAACTATTCTATGGTCTCTTGCTTCTAGCGTCGCTACAGACGCAAGCGCAGGAAAACATTACCTTTCAAAAACCCTCTACTGAAATTTTGGCCTTAGCCGATTATGTACGCCCCCCTCAGATAAAGATTTCAAGCGATAAAAATTGGATGTTATTTACGTTCCGGCCTACATACAAAAGCCTGGCAGACTTAGGCCAGGAAGAAATGAAACTGGCTGGATTGCGGATTAATCCGAAGACGAACATGGAAAGTTCGACAATCTTTTTCGATAAGATTGCCTTGAAAAAAATTGGACAAAATATGGAATTTTCCGACTTCACGGGGATGCCCGAAAAAGCCGCAATGGCCAATTTTGTGTTCTCTCCAGACAATAAGCGTTTGGCATTCAGCAATACAAATGAGAGTGGAACGGCCTTATTTGTCATTGATCTTGCAACGCGAAATGTCAAACAGCTGACTGCCTACAATTTGAATGGAACATTGACAGCACCATTTCAGTGGCTGAGAAATTCTTCCGGTTTAATAATAACAAGCCTGCCAAAGGATAGGGCTGCACTGTTGGATCCTTCAAAAGATTTGCCGACAGGACCTATTGTCTCAACAAGTGATGGGAAGGTGTCTCAGTTGAGGACATACCAGGACCTGCTTAAAAATCCGCAGGATGAAGTGAATTTTGAAACATTGGTGCAATCCAACCTTGAACTTGTAGATCTGGACGGCAAGATTTCTTCCTTTAAAGATAAAGCCATTTATACGGGGATCAGTTTCTCTCCGGATGGTGAGTATGTGATGATCACGACGATCACAAAACCTTATTCCTACGTGGTTCCGGTGTCGTCTTTTCCACAGCAGGTTCGTATTTATGATCGATCGGGCAAGGAAATAGCACTGGTGAATGAGACAGCCTTGACAGAGGTGATGCCGAAAGGTTTTTCGTCGACACGATCGGGAAAACGTGCCTGGCATTGGCGGAGTGATCAGCCAGCGACGTTGGCTTATGTAGAAGCCTTGGATGGCGGGGATGCGAATAAACCTGCGGAGTTTCGTGATGCCTTATATACTTTATCGTACCCTTACGATGGTGCGGGAAAGCTTATTTTTAAAATCAAAGACCGTTACGCTGGTGTAACATGGGGGAATGATAAATATGCATTGATCAATTCGCAATGGTATGATACGAGAAATGCAAAAACTTTTGTGGTGAATCCTTCCTCGGGAGAATCTAAACTATTGCATGACCGGAACAGTCAGGATGTCTATAACGATCCGGGAGATGTATATATGGAAAAAAATAGTTTAGGCACTTATTCGATGTATATAGATAAGGATAAAGTACTGTTTGTAGGTAAGGGGTTTACTAAAAATGGTGAGTTTCCTTTTGTGGATGAGCTTGATCTGCATTCGCTGAAGAAAAAACGCATTTATATTGCTCCAGCATCTGAACTGCAGGAACGTATCACCCAATTAGTGAACCCTAAAACTGGGGATTTGTTGATTTCGCTTCAGTCAGCATCGACTTATCCGAATTATTTCATGAAAAATATGAAATCGGGGAAACAGGTGACACTCACCACGTTGGAAAACCCGTTTAAGTCTTTGGAAAAAGTTCATAAAGAGATTTTAAAGTACAAGCGAAAGGATGGAGTCGAACTTTCCGGAACATTATATTTACCTGCCGGTTATGATTTTACGAAGAAAGAGAAGTTGCCTCTGCTAATGTGGGCTTATCCAAGGGAGTACAAAGATAAAAATACGGCTGGACAAAGCACGGCCAATCCGAAGGAGTTTACCTTCCCAAGTTATGGTTCTTTTATCTACTGGGTATCGAAGGGGTATGCTGTATTGGATAATGCGGCCTTCCCTATTGTTGGAGAGGGAACAAAAGAACCAAATGATACCTTTATTGAACAACTTGTGGCAAATGCCGAAGCTGCAATTGATGCGGTAGATCATTTGGGTTATATCGATCGGAAAAAAGTTGCTGTGGGTGGGCATTCCTATGGTGCGTTTATGACAGCACATCTGTTGTCCAATTCAAAATTGTTTGCCGCAGGAATAGCGCGTTCTGGAGCATACAATCGGACCTTAACACCATTTGGTTTTCAGAGTGAACAACGTAACTTCTGGGATGATCCAGCCCTGTATATGACCATGTCTCCATTTGTGAGTGCTGATCGGATGAAAACCCCACTTTTGTTGGTTCATGGTGGAGCCGATAATAATCCCGGAACATTCACCCTGCAGACAGAACGCTATTTTCAGGCCCTGAAAAACTTGGGAGCTCCCGTGCGTATGGTCATTTTACCACGCGAAGCACATGGATATGTCGCCAAAGAAAATATCTTCCATTTACTTTGGGAGCAGGATCAATTTTTGGAAAAATACCTTAAGAAATAA
- a CDS encoding AraC family transcriptional regulator: MRPDIFREKSPLSSDDCFVVFDRRKSSFTFPVHIHPEYELNYVEGAVGAQRIIGNSIESIGERDLVLIASPELEHAWKDGDCQSNDIHEITIQFHPSLIEQYLDKKQFASIQQLLSKASRGVVFGKDTVDRVLPLLRILTLERDGFYSVMKLLVLLYELSKGEDIRVLSTATNTVLSNSELMMGRLQEYIVTHVNRELSLPMVAAVMNMSKSTFSRFLKSTTGMNFTDYLLDFRINMAVRLLKEETLIADIVEQCGFNSVSYFYRVFKKKKGLTPVEYRNSLRKQQMII, translated from the coding sequence ATGAGACCTGATATATTTAGAGAGAAATCGCCATTATCTTCCGATGACTGCTTTGTGGTCTTCGATCGGAGAAAATCTTCCTTTACGTTTCCTGTACATATTCACCCAGAATATGAGCTCAATTATGTTGAGGGGGCAGTGGGGGCACAACGTATCATTGGCAACTCGATAGAGTCTATTGGCGAGCGGGATCTGGTACTCATTGCAAGTCCTGAGCTTGAACACGCCTGGAAAGATGGCGATTGCCAATCGAATGATATTCATGAGATTACGATTCAGTTTCACCCTTCATTAATTGAACAGTATCTGGATAAAAAACAGTTTGCAAGTATACAGCAGTTATTATCCAAAGCTTCGCGTGGTGTAGTTTTTGGGAAAGACACAGTAGATCGGGTATTACCGCTGTTACGCATATTGACTTTGGAAAGAGACGGATTCTATTCGGTTATGAAACTTTTGGTGTTGCTGTATGAATTGTCTAAGGGTGAAGATATCCGTGTATTATCCACGGCGACCAATACGGTATTGAGCAATAGCGAATTGATGATGGGACGACTACAAGAATATATCGTTACCCATGTAAATAGAGAATTGAGCCTGCCGATGGTTGCGGCCGTAATGAATATGAGCAAATCAACATTTTCCCGTTTTCTGAAATCGACTACAGGAATGAATTTTACAGATTATCTGCTCGATTTTAGGATCAATATGGCTGTGCGATTACTGAAAGAAGAGACCTTGATTGCCGATATTGTCGAACAATGCGGCTTTAACAGCGTTTCGTATTTCTACCGTGTATTTAAAAAGAAAAAAGGCCTCACTCCCGTCGAGTATAGAAATAGCCTCCGCAAGCAACAGATGATCATCTAG
- a CDS encoding RNA ligase family protein — translation MSIFSGYEKMPDKIKKIGLSEKAMSQLGKIKWVVTEKVHGANFSFSYQLGELKFAKRREYLEWASDFFGYQLVVARLESNMMCLFERLSLSYPEAHYIVYGELFGGVYPHKEVAVVPHLQAIQTGVYYSPDIHFYAFDIAIIDKFGQKHYLDYQTSISYFEEFDLFYAKPLFIGKMNEALNFNLRMNSSIPGRLGLPELKDNLIEGVVIKPYDSEKMQLEQERPIIKLKNPEFNEQLKFHEAEKWSFIPDVSSKSENLSFLVAAMRTYVTQNRLNSVISKIGALDLSNVDRVRDLQSEFLADIFIDFNEQNQYILDDLTSEDREWIDARLKSDIDKEMQKARSSGL, via the coding sequence ATGTCTATTTTTTCAGGATACGAAAAGATGCCCGATAAAATTAAGAAAATTGGGCTCAGTGAGAAAGCAATGTCCCAGCTCGGTAAAATAAAATGGGTAGTTACAGAAAAAGTACATGGCGCCAATTTTAGTTTTTCCTATCAACTGGGAGAATTAAAATTTGCAAAAAGAAGAGAATACCTGGAGTGGGCATCCGATTTCTTTGGATATCAGCTTGTCGTAGCGCGTTTGGAAAGCAATATGATGTGTTTGTTTGAACGCCTAAGTTTATCTTATCCCGAAGCGCATTATATTGTATACGGCGAGTTGTTCGGTGGTGTTTACCCCCATAAGGAGGTTGCCGTAGTGCCACACCTGCAAGCTATTCAAACAGGTGTATATTATAGCCCTGATATTCATTTCTATGCCTTTGATATTGCTATTATTGATAAGTTCGGCCAGAAACACTATTTAGATTATCAAACTTCAATCAGCTATTTTGAGGAGTTTGACCTTTTTTATGCTAAACCGCTATTTATAGGGAAGATGAATGAGGCACTAAATTTTAATCTTCGAATGAATTCTAGTATCCCTGGACGTTTGGGCTTGCCAGAACTGAAAGACAACCTCATTGAAGGCGTTGTAATTAAACCTTATGATTCCGAAAAAATGCAGTTGGAACAAGAACGTCCAATTATCAAACTCAAGAATCCTGAATTCAATGAGCAATTAAAATTCCATGAGGCTGAAAAATGGTCTTTTATTCCGGATGTCAGTTCGAAGAGCGAAAATCTTTCTTTCCTTGTGGCGGCCATGCGGACATATGTGACGCAAAACCGGCTCAATAGCGTGATTTCTAAAATTGGGGCCCTAGATCTAAGCAATGTCGACCGGGTTCGCGACCTTCAGTCAGAGTTTCTTGCGGATATTTTTATCGATTTTAACGAACAAAATCAATATATTTTGGATGATTTGACGTCAGAAGACCGTGAATGGATTGACGCAAGGTTGAAGTCCGATATTGATAAAGAAATGCAAAAAGCACGTTCGTCGGGCTTATAA
- a CDS encoding TonB-dependent receptor, producing the protein MRKTALLLLLSTYGSLAFAQQSQKVRGKVLDADNKPVAGATVNIKGSASGTKTDADGSFTLDVAKGKTLKITYVGMKEQEVLVNDASTYSIVLQSGTELDEVVVIGYGTVKKSDLTGAVASVTGKDLQSNLAKSAAGALQGRVAGVTVSNAGGTPGAGMSINIRGISSLGNNTPLYVIDGVFGDINLVDPNDIASLEVLKDASAAAIYGSRAANGVVLITTKGGHRASPATVGINAYTGVQSIPKKLKVMDGPQWKQFMTDQKELPVQAESFNANTNWQDEIYHVAPVNKINLDIAGGGERSTYNVSAGYLDQEGILKTTGYKAFNIRSKNTFSFFNEHLRVGNTFLVKSGDRKFSHLVITDALRQNPLLPIYDSNIVGGYSTYAPWMKNLDNPVGNLNLNNNHVYQTDIMLNGYAEVDLFVKGLKYRLNVGVNRTSGRNYAKADRRPDGTAILQSSLNESAFFNNQWLIENTLHYDNTFDKHTISLLAGYSAQENTNRGFGASRLNIPFGTDAINAGGLDGQTTSGSLQEEALISQFGRAMYSYDSRYMLTATVRRDGSSKFADGYRYGVFPSVALGWNVMNEHFFEKAKNTINELKVRATYGRLGNQNIANYTTQSLTSYGFNYIQGGALWLGSSTGIGWTSPVNLTWEETETSNVGLDLAFLQNKLSISTDYYVRDTKGILLGINRPSSAGLQGSPIMNAGTIRNKGFEFLATYRDKVGEVNYNIGVNASTVKNEMKAVTIGTVQEFGGFNPNNDGTITWAKVGYPIGGFWLIQTDGLFQSDAEVQAYKSADGKVIQSTAKAGDIKFVDYNGDGQINNDDRQYAGSPYPKLAYGIRGGLDYKGFDFAFFFDGMYGNKVYNYTRARMEGTSDINNYSIDLLNSWTPSNTNTDIPRYTRQDLNDNKRRVSDRWLESGAFFRLKTIEFGYTLPSEWLSKASLKNARVFVAGENLFTVTKYKGYTPDVGMNSDENGGGSGPMTAGTDYGRFPLARTIMFGIQANF; encoded by the coding sequence ATGAGAAAAACAGCTTTACTACTCTTACTTTCCACTTATGGGAGCTTAGCTTTTGCACAGCAATCCCAAAAGGTGAGGGGCAAAGTCCTCGATGCGGATAATAAGCCAGTGGCAGGAGCTACGGTCAATATCAAGGGGAGCGCCAGCGGAACGAAAACAGATGCCGATGGTTCTTTTACACTTGATGTTGCGAAAGGCAAAACCTTAAAAATTACCTACGTGGGGATGAAGGAGCAAGAGGTGCTTGTCAATGATGCATCAACCTATAGTATTGTACTTCAGTCGGGCACGGAGTTAGATGAAGTGGTGGTGATCGGCTATGGTACGGTGAAAAAAAGTGATTTGACCGGTGCAGTGGCATCCGTGACGGGCAAGGATCTACAATCTAATTTAGCTAAAAGTGCTGCGGGTGCATTACAGGGCCGCGTTGCCGGGGTGACTGTATCAAATGCCGGTGGAACGCCGGGCGCTGGTATGAGTATCAATATCCGTGGTATAAGCTCTTTGGGCAACAATACACCGCTTTATGTTATTGATGGCGTATTCGGTGACATCAATTTGGTGGATCCAAATGATATTGCTTCCTTGGAAGTATTGAAGGATGCGTCAGCAGCTGCCATCTATGGATCTAGGGCAGCCAATGGTGTCGTCCTTATCACGACTAAAGGTGGGCATAGAGCATCACCCGCTACTGTTGGTATAAATGCCTATACGGGGGTCCAAAGTATTCCTAAGAAATTAAAAGTAATGGATGGTCCACAATGGAAACAATTTATGACGGATCAAAAAGAGCTACCAGTTCAAGCGGAAAGTTTTAATGCGAATACCAATTGGCAAGATGAAATATATCATGTTGCTCCCGTCAATAAAATTAATCTAGATATCGCCGGTGGTGGTGAAAGATCTACTTATAACGTGTCTGCGGGCTATTTGGATCAGGAAGGTATTCTGAAAACAACAGGTTATAAGGCGTTTAACATACGTAGTAAAAATACATTCAGTTTTTTTAATGAACATCTTAGGGTAGGAAATACTTTTTTGGTGAAATCGGGTGATCGTAAATTTTCACATTTGGTCATCACAGATGCACTTCGTCAAAATCCACTGTTACCGATTTATGATTCCAATATTGTTGGAGGCTATTCAACCTATGCCCCATGGATGAAAAACTTGGATAATCCAGTAGGTAACTTAAACTTGAATAATAATCACGTCTACCAGACGGATATTATGTTGAATGGATATGCAGAAGTAGATTTATTTGTTAAGGGTTTGAAATATAGGTTAAACGTTGGGGTTAATAGAACTTCTGGAAGAAATTATGCCAAAGCGGATAGACGTCCCGATGGTACGGCCATATTACAATCTTCACTCAATGAAAGTGCTTTCTTCAATAATCAGTGGTTGATCGAAAATACATTGCATTATGATAATACTTTTGATAAGCACACGATTTCTTTGTTGGCGGGTTATTCCGCTCAAGAAAATACCAATAGAGGATTTGGAGCTTCTAGGCTCAATATTCCTTTTGGTACCGATGCAATTAATGCGGGTGGATTGGATGGTCAAACGACATCTGGAAGCTTGCAGGAAGAGGCACTAATTTCACAGTTTGGCCGTGCTATGTACAGTTACGATAGCCGTTATATGTTGACAGCAACTGTCCGTCGTGATGGCTCTTCCAAATTTGCAGATGGTTATCGTTATGGTGTGTTCCCTTCGGTGGCTTTAGGATGGAATGTGATGAACGAGCATTTCTTTGAAAAGGCAAAAAATACAATCAATGAATTGAAAGTTCGTGCAACTTATGGTCGATTAGGGAATCAAAATATCGCCAATTATACAACACAAAGTCTTACTTCATATGGCTTTAACTACATACAGGGAGGAGCCTTATGGTTGGGATCTAGTACAGGTATCGGCTGGACATCGCCAGTGAATCTAACTTGGGAGGAAACTGAAACTAGCAACGTTGGTCTGGACTTGGCCTTCTTGCAAAATAAGTTGAGCATTAGTACTGATTATTATGTGCGTGATACGAAGGGCATTCTGTTGGGAATCAATCGGCCCTCTTCAGCCGGACTTCAGGGATCACCTATTATGAATGCAGGTACAATTCGAAATAAAGGATTCGAGTTTTTAGCTACCTATAGAGACAAGGTTGGCGAAGTGAATTATAACATCGGGGTAAATGCTTCTACAGTGAAGAATGAGATGAAAGCCGTAACAATTGGTACAGTTCAGGAATTTGGCGGATTTAACCCAAATAACGATGGTACGATTACATGGGCGAAGGTGGGCTATCCAATTGGAGGTTTTTGGCTTATCCAGACTGATGGATTGTTCCAGTCAGATGCTGAAGTTCAGGCCTATAAATCGGCTGATGGTAAGGTGATTCAATCTACAGCCAAAGCTGGAGATATCAAGTTTGTTGACTATAACGGCGATGGGCAGATTAATAATGATGACCGTCAATATGCTGGAAGTCCTTATCCGAAATTAGCTTATGGTATCAGAGGAGGGTTAGATTATAAAGGTTTTGATTTTGCGTTTTTCTTTGATGGCATGTATGGTAACAAGGTTTATAACTATACCCGTGCTCGGATGGAAGGAACCAGTGATATTAATAATTACTCCATAGATCTTTTAAATTCGTGGACACCAAGTAATACCAATACCGATATTCCACGTTATACTCGGCAGGATTTGAATGATAATAAACGACGCGTAAGTGATCGTTGGTTGGAAAGTGGGGCTTTTTTCCGTTTAAAAACAATAGAGTTTGGCTATACTTTGCCTTCTGAGTGGCTAAGCAAAGCAAGCCTGAAGAATGCTCGTGTTTTTGTGGCAGGAGAAAATCTATTTACTGTAACAAAATATAAGGGATACACACCTGATGTAGGGATGAATTCTGATGAGAATGGTGGCGGATCAGGACCTATGACTGCTGGTACCGATTATGGTCGTTTCCCCTTAGCGCGTACTATTATGTTTGGTATACAAGCTAACTTTTAA